From the Streptomyces sp. NBC_00376 genome, one window contains:
- a CDS encoding ferritin family protein, producing the protein MALGGEMYRRFAEQARADGDLRAAKLFSEIAADEGRHRDAFRTALTAVTTGHGAIPAPPKADVVPVPAGLPKVKAARTKANLDTALHGEAHAHARQTGNTPLARLWEGAAKVELNEHFAGEAVLAGLVRTTRENLRRAIIGEHNEATTAYPGFAKRATAVGDTAAARYWRNTAAASPSEFCRRLDTDADFAGWFEPLSDGIRELASSTRPHPRLVRLQAALMDLIDFLDPNADRFPDHRRSRLGLPARGTAPIRPRW; encoded by the coding sequence GTGGCCCTCGGCGGCGAGATGTACCGCCGCTTCGCCGAGCAGGCCCGCGCCGACGGGGACCTTCGGGCTGCGAAACTCTTCAGCGAGATCGCCGCGGACGAGGGCCGCCACCGCGACGCCTTCCGCACCGCCCTCACGGCCGTGACCACCGGCCACGGCGCCATCCCGGCGCCGCCGAAGGCCGACGTGGTGCCGGTGCCCGCCGGGCTGCCGAAGGTGAAGGCCGCCCGCACCAAGGCCAACCTGGACACCGCCCTGCACGGCGAGGCGCACGCCCACGCCCGGCAGACCGGCAACACCCCGCTGGCCCGCCTGTGGGAGGGCGCGGCCAAGGTCGAACTGAACGAGCACTTTGCCGGCGAGGCGGTCCTGGCCGGACTGGTCCGCACGACGAGGGAGAACCTGCGCAGGGCCATCATCGGGGAGCACAACGAGGCGACCACCGCGTACCCGGGGTTCGCCAAGCGGGCCACCGCCGTCGGCGACACCGCCGCCGCTCGCTACTGGCGCAACACCGCTGCCGCGTCACCGTCGGAGTTCTGCCGGCGTCTGGACACCGACGCTGACTTCGCCGGGTGGTTCGAGCCGCTATCGGACGGCATCCGCGAACTGGCTTCCTCGACGCGGCCACATCCCAGGCTCGTGCGACTTCAGGCTGCACTCATGGACTTGATCGACTTCCTCGACCCAAACGCCGATCGCTTCCCGGACCACCGCAGATCCCGGCTGGGCCTGCCGGCAAGAGGCACGGCACCGATCCGGCCGCGGTGGTGA
- a CDS encoding MbtH family protein codes for MSEQQRAEETLYRVVLNDEEQYSIWWADRALPAGWHAEGTEGTREECLARITEIWTDLRPLSLRRRMDATAA; via the coding sequence ATGAGCGAGCAGCAACGGGCTGAAGAGACCCTGTACCGCGTCGTGCTCAACGACGAGGAGCAGTACTCGATCTGGTGGGCCGACCGCGCCCTGCCGGCCGGCTGGCACGCCGAGGGCACCGAGGGCACCCGCGAGGAGTGCCTCGCGCGCATCACCGAGATCTGGACCGACCTGCGCCCGCTGAGCCTGCGCCGCCGCATGGACGCCACCGCCGCCTGA
- a CDS encoding non-ribosomal peptide synthetase: protein MNDRTLSGSYAGATTARPRTAPLLPALFAAQRTRTPDAPAVIGADGSVVTYAGLGARAALFATRLHALGVRPGDFVGVCLRRGPDLVAGLLGVWLAGGAYVPLDPNHPESRIALVLDDARAPVALAERSTADKLPAATRVLLAEDVTGEQTAAAPEFVAEPARPAYVLHTSGSTGRPKGVLVPHEGIANRVRWLAHRHRLGPADRVLLKTTVGFDAAGLELFSPLISGAALVLAPEGAERDPATLLAAVADHGVTVLQGVPSVYRRLVDEPGWERATALRLVFSAGEPLHADLCRRILERAPGVRIWNTYGPTEASVDITEHQWDPAQDTGAVPIGRPIGNMRVVVLDPAGRPVPVGVPGELHAGGIGLALGYLGRPDLTAERFVPDPHNEGQRLYRTGDKVRWRADGVLEYLGRLDQQVKVNGVRIEPGEVEAALAAHPWVRTAVAAAVPDPAGGGHRLAAWVQPRGEAPRPDELRAFLRRTLPDVLVPSVFVTVDEWPLTASGKIDRGALPDPAESRTETAYVPVRDATERAVAEIWARLIGIPAGEIGATHDFFQLGGSSLMLTRLSELLSATAGTRVPLRALFTATTVETQAALVGRPVDPTGDEHIAETVLPVPRKPEGLPLSPGQQGMWLLDRLRPGSSEWNAPAFLTLPAEYSDATVAAALGALADRHEILRTRYVLHGTEPVQIADAPGTRPPRLRTALAASADELNVLVQEEFARPFDLENGPVWRALTVRRGTEHLHVILSLHHIACDGWSSVVLERDLKALAEAAHTGTDARLPELPVQYADHAAHRRARLTDTFLSRELDHWKRVLDGIVPLDLPTDRPRPPVRDAHGAVHLFTVPAALTVRVAALGRSCGATLQQTLLTAFSALVARLTGRWDVPVGIPVAGRERPETADVVGFFLNTLVLRCDAAADDTFRDAVVRVRDTAREAFAHQELPFDRLVAELDESRDAARTPLYQVMFDLHEEGRTGTATSSGDLDAFRGAWQAARTDLTFVVQRQGDGSLLGMAEYATALFDPATVERFADCWTRLLEAVTDDPWVRLGTADILPAALRAELVAHGPGPAGAGDTITGTSEGGVHTAIAEVARRSPQDPAVVCGDETWTYERLTRRAEFLGHRLRDLGAGPETTVAVLLGRTPDLLATILGSWHAGAAHVPLDPGAPDDRIAHVLADSGAGVLVTDTAGAARLAGIHRGAVLTLDTEPDAAPSADAEPLPAGDGTRLAYLMYTSGSTGRPKGVAVEHRTLLPTLRAFQAHLDFGQGPDDAYLALAQPTFDISWTELVMPLVAGGRVVLAQDHELRDHRAQLALLDQHGVSHLQAAPAHWQMLIDAGFGRRPLVGKTGGEDCPPALARELSRRLRRFINEYGLTETTIASTRWDAHDTAQSTPIGRPYPHCTVRVLDENLTPVPYGVTGELCIGGTALARGYHGRPDLTAAVFVPDPYGEPGARLYRSGDMARMLPDGTLEFAGRADGQVKIRGRRVETGEVQGVLAEHPAVAQAVVTVHGTGPDAALVAYWVAADDMPVPGDSALLDHCARSLPDYMVPALLVPITTVPITRHGKVDTAALPTPDLAAALADEPYTAPEGPVEEIIAGIWAEVLLGPDAVAGHRIGSRQGFFRSGGNSVRAAQVIARIQEEFDVELPLRAVFERPTVARLAEAVEEAVTAEIETLTEAELALAHREYQS from the coding sequence GTGAACGACCGCACGCTGTCGGGTTCGTACGCCGGTGCGACCACTGCCCGGCCCAGGACCGCGCCCCTGCTGCCCGCGCTGTTCGCCGCCCAGCGCACCCGTACGCCCGACGCGCCCGCCGTGATCGGCGCCGATGGAAGCGTGGTCACGTACGCCGGACTCGGCGCGCGCGCCGCCCTGTTCGCCACCCGGCTGCACGCCCTGGGCGTGCGCCCCGGCGACTTCGTGGGCGTGTGCCTGCGCCGAGGGCCCGACCTGGTCGCCGGGCTCCTCGGCGTCTGGCTGGCGGGCGGCGCCTACGTACCGCTCGACCCCAACCACCCCGAGAGCCGCATCGCCCTCGTCCTCGACGACGCGCGGGCGCCGGTGGCCCTCGCCGAGCGGTCCACCGCCGACAAGCTGCCCGCGGCCACCCGGGTACTGCTCGCCGAGGACGTCACCGGCGAACAGACCGCAGCAGCACCGGAGTTCGTCGCCGAACCGGCCCGGCCCGCCTACGTCCTGCACACCTCCGGCTCCACCGGCCGCCCCAAGGGCGTCCTCGTCCCGCACGAGGGCATCGCCAACCGGGTGCGCTGGCTGGCCCACCGCCACCGGCTCGGCCCCGCCGACCGGGTGCTGCTCAAGACGACCGTCGGCTTCGACGCCGCCGGACTGGAGCTGTTCTCCCCGCTCATCAGCGGCGCCGCCCTCGTGCTCGCCCCCGAAGGCGCCGAGCGCGACCCCGCGACCCTGCTCGCCGCCGTCGCCGACCACGGCGTCACCGTCCTGCAGGGCGTCCCCTCCGTCTACCGGCGCCTCGTCGACGAACCCGGCTGGGAGCGTGCCACCGCCCTGCGCCTGGTCTTCAGCGCTGGCGAACCCCTCCACGCCGACCTGTGCCGTCGCATCCTCGAACGCGCCCCCGGCGTACGGATCTGGAACACCTACGGACCCACCGAGGCGTCCGTCGACATCACCGAGCACCAGTGGGACCCGGCCCAGGACACCGGCGCCGTCCCGATCGGACGCCCCATCGGCAACATGCGCGTGGTCGTCCTCGACCCGGCGGGACGGCCCGTGCCCGTCGGCGTCCCCGGCGAACTCCACGCGGGCGGCATCGGGCTCGCCCTCGGCTACCTCGGCCGCCCCGACCTGACCGCCGAACGCTTCGTGCCCGACCCGCACAACGAGGGACAGCGGCTCTACCGCACCGGCGACAAGGTGCGCTGGCGCGCCGACGGCGTCCTCGAATACCTCGGCCGCCTCGACCAGCAGGTCAAGGTCAACGGCGTACGGATCGAGCCCGGGGAGGTCGAGGCCGCGCTCGCCGCCCACCCCTGGGTGCGCACCGCCGTCGCCGCCGCCGTGCCCGACCCCGCCGGCGGCGGCCACCGCCTCGCCGCCTGGGTGCAGCCGCGCGGCGAGGCGCCCCGCCCCGACGAGCTGCGCGCCTTCCTGCGCCGCACCCTGCCCGACGTCCTGGTGCCCTCGGTGTTCGTGACCGTCGACGAGTGGCCGCTCACCGCCAGCGGGAAGATCGACCGGGGCGCGCTGCCCGACCCGGCCGAGAGCCGCACCGAGACCGCGTACGTACCGGTGCGCGACGCCACCGAGCGGGCCGTCGCCGAGATCTGGGCGCGGCTGATCGGCATCCCCGCCGGGGAGATCGGCGCCACCCACGACTTCTTCCAGCTCGGCGGCTCCTCCCTGATGCTGACCCGGCTCTCCGAGCTGCTGTCCGCGACGGCGGGCACCCGAGTACCGCTGCGCGCCCTGTTCACCGCGACCACCGTCGAGACCCAGGCCGCGCTGGTCGGCCGCCCCGTCGACCCGACCGGCGACGAGCACATTGCCGAAACGGTCCTTCCCGTACCCCGCAAGCCCGAGGGGCTGCCGCTCTCGCCCGGCCAGCAGGGCATGTGGCTGCTCGACCGGCTGCGCCCCGGCAGCAGCGAGTGGAACGCCCCCGCCTTCCTCACCCTGCCCGCCGAGTACAGCGACGCCACCGTCGCCGCCGCCCTCGGCGCACTCGCCGACCGGCACGAGATCCTGCGCACCCGCTACGTCCTGCACGGCACCGAGCCCGTTCAGATAGCCGATGCGCCCGGCACCCGACCGCCCCGGCTGCGCACCGCGCTCGCCGCGAGTGCCGACGAGCTGAACGTACTGGTGCAGGAGGAGTTCGCCCGCCCCTTCGACCTGGAGAACGGCCCCGTCTGGCGGGCCCTGACCGTACGCCGGGGGACCGAGCACCTGCACGTGATCCTCTCGCTGCACCACATCGCCTGCGACGGCTGGTCCTCCGTCGTCCTGGAGCGCGACCTCAAGGCGCTCGCCGAGGCCGCGCACACCGGCACCGACGCCCGGCTGCCCGAGCTCCCGGTGCAGTACGCCGACCACGCCGCCCACCGGCGCGCCCGGCTCACCGACACGTTCCTCTCGCGCGAACTCGACCACTGGAAGCGGGTGCTGGACGGCATCGTCCCGCTCGACCTGCCCACCGACCGGCCCCGGCCCCCGGTGCGCGACGCGCACGGCGCCGTCCACCTCTTCACCGTCCCGGCCGCGCTCACCGTGCGAGTCGCGGCCCTCGGCCGCAGCTGCGGGGCGACCCTCCAGCAGACCCTGCTCACCGCGTTCTCCGCGCTCGTCGCCCGCCTCACCGGCCGCTGGGACGTCCCGGTCGGCATCCCGGTGGCCGGCCGTGAGCGGCCCGAGACCGCCGATGTCGTCGGGTTCTTCCTCAACACCCTCGTGCTGCGCTGCGACGCCGCCGCCGACGACACCTTCCGCGACGCCGTCGTCCGCGTCCGCGACACCGCCCGCGAGGCCTTCGCCCACCAGGAGCTGCCGTTCGACCGGCTCGTCGCCGAGCTCGACGAGAGCCGCGACGCCGCCCGCACCCCGCTCTACCAGGTGATGTTCGACCTGCACGAGGAGGGCCGCACCGGCACCGCGACCTCCTCCGGCGACCTCGACGCCTTCCGGGGCGCCTGGCAGGCCGCCCGCACCGACCTCACGTTCGTCGTGCAGCGCCAGGGCGACGGCTCCCTGCTCGGGATGGCCGAGTACGCCACCGCCCTGTTCGACCCGGCCACCGTCGAACGGTTCGCCGACTGCTGGACCCGCCTGCTGGAGGCGGTCACCGACGACCCGTGGGTACGGCTGGGCACCGCCGACATCCTGCCCGCCGCGCTGCGCGCCGAACTCGTCGCCCACGGCCCCGGCCCCGCCGGTGCGGGGGACACGATCACCGGAACGTCCGAAGGCGGCGTGCACACCGCGATCGCGGAGGTGGCCCGGCGCTCCCCGCAGGACCCGGCCGTCGTCTGCGGCGACGAGACCTGGACGTACGAACGGCTGACCCGCCGCGCCGAATTCCTCGGCCACCGGCTGCGCGACCTCGGCGCCGGCCCGGAGACCACCGTCGCCGTGCTGCTCGGCCGCACCCCCGACCTGCTCGCCACGATCCTCGGCAGCTGGCACGCCGGCGCCGCCCATGTGCCGCTCGACCCTGGCGCCCCCGACGACCGGATCGCCCATGTGCTCGCCGACTCGGGGGCGGGCGTCCTCGTCACCGACACGGCGGGCGCCGCACGCCTCGCCGGGATCCACCGCGGCGCCGTCCTCACCCTGGACACCGAACCGGACGCCGCACCGTCGGCGGACGCCGAGCCGCTGCCCGCCGGGGACGGCACCCGCCTCGCCTACCTGATGTACACCTCCGGCTCCACCGGCCGGCCCAAGGGGGTCGCCGTCGAGCACCGCACCCTGCTGCCGACGCTGCGCGCCTTCCAGGCCCACCTGGACTTCGGGCAGGGCCCCGACGACGCCTACCTCGCCCTGGCCCAGCCCACGTTCGACATCTCCTGGACCGAGCTCGTCATGCCGCTCGTCGCGGGCGGCCGGGTCGTCCTCGCCCAGGACCACGAACTGCGCGACCACCGCGCCCAGCTGGCCCTGCTCGACCAGCACGGCGTCAGCCACCTCCAGGCCGCCCCCGCGCACTGGCAGATGCTGATCGACGCCGGATTCGGCCGCCGCCCGCTGGTCGGCAAGACCGGTGGCGAGGACTGCCCGCCCGCCCTTGCCCGCGAGCTCTCGCGCCGACTGCGACGGTTCATCAACGAGTACGGGCTCACCGAGACGACCATCGCCTCCACCCGGTGGGACGCGCACGACACCGCGCAGTCCACCCCGATCGGCCGCCCCTACCCGCACTGCACGGTCCGGGTCCTGGACGAGAACCTCACGCCCGTGCCGTACGGGGTGACCGGCGAGCTGTGCATCGGCGGGACGGCCCTCGCCCGCGGCTACCACGGCAGGCCCGACCTGACCGCCGCCGTGTTCGTGCCCGACCCGTACGGCGAGCCCGGCGCCCGCCTCTACCGCAGCGGCGACATGGCCCGCATGCTGCCCGACGGCACACTGGAGTTCGCCGGGCGCGCCGACGGCCAGGTCAAGATCCGCGGCAGGCGAGTGGAGACCGGCGAGGTCCAGGGCGTCCTGGCCGAGCACCCCGCCGTCGCCCAGGCCGTGGTCACCGTCCACGGCACCGGCCCCGACGCCGCGCTCGTCGCCTACTGGGTGGCCGCCGACGACATGCCCGTACCCGGCGACAGCGCACTCCTGGACCACTGCGCCCGCAGCCTGCCCGACTACATGGTCCCCGCGCTGCTCGTGCCGATCACCACCGTGCCGATCACCCGGCACGGCAAGGTCGACACCGCGGCCCTGCCCACGCCCGACCTCGCCGCCGCGCTCGCCGACGAGCCGTACACCGCGCCCGAAGGCCCCGTCGAGGAGATCATCGCCGGGATCTGGGCCGAGGTGCTGCTCGGACCCGACGCCGTCGCGGGCCACCGGATCGGCTCCCGCCAGGGATTCTTCCGCAGCGGCGGGAACTCCGTGCGCGCCGCCCAGGTCATCGCCCGCATCCAGGAGGAGTTCGACGTCGAACTGCCCCTGCGCGCCGTCTTCGAACGCCCCACCGTCGCCCGGCTCGCCGAAGCCGTGGAAGAGGCCGTGACGGCCGAGATAGAGACGCTCACCGAAGCCGAACTCGCCCTCGCCCACAGGGAGTACCAGTCGTGA